A stretch of the uncultured Desulfobacter sp. genome encodes the following:
- a CDS encoding NHL repeat-containing protein, whose product MLLMVLMAVSVFSVNYYTATQQRMTMNHQAAVQEDFRRGAVLQESLWQVLSNPCYRTVAAGETYTFDGADFNRKILNSSLTNHEDVVLFEVMSQGSTQSLNRGYRYFCDAVTGEVEPQPGVTSGFNKPEGIALDADGNLFIADKENNRIVIRDSDGNLTLFAGTETAGYSGDGGLATSAMLNKPAGVCVDPTGNVYIADTENHRIRMVDSSGMITTVAGTGTAGYAVNGGYAVNAELNTPNDLFYHAASDSLYIADKENSCIRQINSSGIITTIAGTPEVAGDSGDDGDATLALLNTPRGIFVTPAGVLYIADTENSRIRKVESDIITTVAGSSQSGFKGDDGDATSARLDTPWNIALDTSGNLYIADTGNHRIRRVCGSDGIIQTIAGGLSGFTDNVEAVEAQFDTPSAIALPSILEGKTFFVSDKENSTIRIISFEIDDRF is encoded by the coding sequence ATGCTTTTAATGGTGCTCATGGCCGTGTCTGTTTTTTCCGTCAATTATTACACCGCCACCCAACAGCGCATGACCATGAATCACCAGGCCGCTGTCCAGGAGGATTTTAGGCGGGGGGCCGTTCTCCAGGAATCTTTGTGGCAGGTGCTGTCCAACCCCTGCTACCGAACGGTTGCAGCCGGGGAGACCTATACCTTTGACGGGGCTGACTTTAACCGGAAAATTTTGAATTCAAGCCTTACCAATCACGAAGACGTGGTGTTGTTCGAAGTGATGTCCCAGGGAAGCACCCAGTCGCTGAACCGTGGATACCGTTATTTCTGTGATGCCGTCACCGGAGAGGTAGAGCCCCAGCCCGGTGTTACATCAGGATTCAATAAACCCGAAGGGATTGCTTTGGATGCTGATGGGAATCTGTTCATCGCGGATAAAGAGAATAACCGTATCGTAATACGAGACAGTGACGGGAACTTGACATTATTTGCCGGTACCGAAACAGCCGGGTACAGCGGTGACGGGGGATTGGCCACCAGTGCCATGCTCAATAAACCAGCCGGGGTTTGTGTGGATCCGACCGGGAATGTATACATTGCCGACACGGAAAATCACCGAATCAGGATGGTTGATTCGTCGGGCATGATCACCACAGTGGCAGGAACCGGCACCGCAGGCTATGCGGTTAACGGTGGATATGCTGTCAATGCCGAACTGAACACGCCCAATGATCTGTTTTATCACGCCGCTTCAGACAGCCTTTACATAGCGGATAAAGAGAATTCATGCATCCGTCAGATCAACAGTTCCGGCATCATCACTACAATCGCGGGAACACCGGAGGTGGCCGGAGACTCCGGGGACGACGGAGATGCAACCCTGGCCCTACTCAACACCCCACGGGGAATTTTTGTCACCCCGGCCGGGGTTTTATACATTGCCGACACAGAGAATTCCAGGATTCGCAAGGTTGAGTCCGACATCATCACCACCGTGGCCGGAAGCAGTCAAAGCGGGTTTAAAGGAGATGATGGTGATGCCACATCGGCACGGCTTGACACTCCCTGGAATATTGCCTTGGACACCAGCGGCAATCTATATATTGCAGATACTGGAAATCACCGGATCAGGCGGGTTTGCGGTTCCGACGGTATTATCCAAACCATCGCCGGCGGACTCTCGGGCTTTACCGATAATGTCGAGGCGGTTGAGGCTCAATTTGATACGCCCAGTGCCATTGCCCTGCCCTCAATTCTGGAGGGAAAAACATTTTTTGTCAGTGACAAAGAGAACAGCACCATTCGAATCATTTCTTTTGAAATTGATGATCGGTTTTAG
- a CDS encoding FAD-dependent oxidoreductase, whose product MRRKVLIIGGVACGPKAASRIKRLDPDTEVTILEKGELLSYAGCGLPYYISGQVQNGDDLMTTPAGVVRDPNFFKMVKDIQVKNHTLAESIDRENKVVNAVDLTTGNKIDYEYDALVLSVGSQFKKPPFPGIDLTGVHFLQTVEDAKGIRDENGPLEGKNAVVIGAGLIGLEATESLKAQGMNITMIEMADQAMGNMFDHEMVYHLHNELRKNGVELKTLETVREIKGNDQSTVQSVVTDKGEYPADLVLVAVGVNPNTQLAKEAGLDIGETGAIRVDSSMRTSDPDIYAGGDCVENVSIITGKPMFAPMGSTANKHGRIIGDNICGISSEFKGICGTAICRVFGINVSRTGLTEKQAKDMGYDCVTVLSPAPDKPHFLDEAKLIIVKLVVDKATHKLLGAQIVGPGDVAKRMEVVVANIASGSKVTDIAQYDLAYAPPFSPAMDNIITAANIAENKLYNIGSSLTPVEVQAKIDNGDDFIFLDVRSPKEFEQMRIEDPRIKLLPLGQLRNCLMDLPMDKEIIAFCKISLRGYEAERILTGAGYTNVKYMDGGVVCWPYKKFVA is encoded by the coding sequence GTGAGAAGAAAAGTACTGATTATCGGTGGCGTTGCATGCGGTCCTAAAGCCGCTTCCCGGATTAAACGACTCGACCCGGACACTGAAGTAACCATTCTTGAAAAAGGCGAACTGCTCTCCTATGCAGGATGTGGATTGCCATATTATATTTCCGGACAGGTTCAAAATGGCGATGATTTGATGACTACCCCGGCAGGTGTTGTCAGGGATCCTAATTTTTTTAAAATGGTTAAAGATATTCAGGTCAAAAATCATACCCTGGCCGAATCCATTGACCGTGAAAACAAAGTTGTTAACGCCGTTGATCTTACAACCGGAAATAAAATTGACTATGAATATGACGCCCTTGTCCTTTCCGTAGGAAGTCAGTTCAAAAAACCGCCGTTTCCCGGCATTGATCTGACAGGGGTGCATTTTCTTCAAACAGTGGAAGATGCAAAAGGCATCAGAGATGAGAACGGACCCCTGGAAGGGAAAAATGCCGTGGTGATTGGTGCCGGACTCATCGGCCTTGAGGCCACGGAATCTTTGAAGGCCCAGGGGATGAACATTACCATGATCGAAATGGCAGACCAGGCCATGGGAAATATGTTTGATCATGAAATGGTGTATCATCTTCATAATGAACTTAGGAAAAACGGGGTTGAACTCAAAACCTTGGAAACGGTCCGGGAAATTAAAGGAAATGACCAATCGACAGTACAATCCGTTGTCACGGACAAAGGAGAATACCCTGCAGATTTGGTCCTGGTTGCTGTGGGGGTAAATCCCAATACCCAGCTTGCAAAAGAGGCCGGCCTTGATATTGGTGAGACCGGTGCTATCCGGGTGGATAGTTCCATGCGGACCTCAGATCCTGATATTTATGCTGGTGGGGACTGTGTTGAAAACGTTTCAATTATCACAGGAAAACCCATGTTTGCACCCATGGGGTCTACTGCCAACAAACACGGCAGAATCATCGGCGATAATATTTGCGGCATATCTTCTGAATTCAAGGGGATTTGTGGTACGGCCATCTGCCGGGTTTTCGGTATCAATGTCTCCCGAACAGGCCTGACTGAAAAACAGGCTAAAGATATGGGCTATGACTGCGTTACCGTATTAAGCCCCGCGCCTGACAAGCCCCACTTTCTTGACGAGGCCAAACTGATTATTGTGAAACTGGTGGTGGACAAAGCGACCCATAAACTTTTAGGCGCCCAGATCGTGGGCCCCGGCGATGTGGCAAAACGTATGGAAGTGGTTGTGGCCAATATTGCGTCCGGATCCAAAGTAACCGACATTGCCCAGTATGATCTGGCCTATGCACCGCCCTTTTCACCTGCCATGGACAATATTATCACAGCGGCCAATATTGCTGAAAACAAACTTTATAATATCGGCAGTTCCCTGACACCTGTGGAGGTCCAGGCCAAAATAGATAACGGCGATGATTTCATATTCCTTGATGTGCGTTCACCCAAGGAGTTCGAGCAGATGCGCATTGAAGATCCCAGGATTAAACTGCTCCCCTTGGGTCAGTTGAGAAACTGCTTGATGGATTTGCCAATGGATAAGGAGATTATCGCGTTTTGCAAAATCTCTTTACGTGGCTATGAAGCCGAACGTATCCTGACCGGCGCAGGCTACACAAACGTAAAATATATGGACGGCGGGGTGGTGTGCTGGCCATATAAAAAATTTGTTGCATAA
- a CDS encoding spore photoproduct lyase family protein, which produces MIRPTRVFIDKDLDRTPEIEYLISKVKTAPETVADSKPVYDLINQADDPVGFAKKVLYITTNKGALIRQCPGTSHYTCCDYTIFHCGTFCTMDCSYCILQAYFHPPVLQYFAGFDQYAAALDPVFCGDTILRIGTGEYTDSLIWEPVSLMPKFLVEKFAAQDRAVLELKTKTVNIDSLLDLAHNQKTILSWSVNTPEMIASQERGTASLAARLKAAAKAVSKGFRVAFHFDPIFLYPGCENAYEKVIEAIFDHVSPEDVVWISIGTFRFMPHLKSIIEARFPKSTIAYGEFITGLDNKMRYFKPLRIAMYQRLAAVFKQIAPDVAVYFCMEDEEVWMKTFGFFPGKPKALAHMLDRAAADRCKLDNSLL; this is translated from the coding sequence ATGATTCGTCCAACCCGGGTATTCATAGACAAGGATCTGGATCGGACACCGGAAATTGAGTACCTGATTTCAAAAGTTAAAACAGCACCGGAGACGGTTGCAGACTCAAAACCTGTGTACGACCTGATTAATCAGGCGGATGATCCTGTGGGTTTCGCCAAAAAGGTGCTTTATATCACCACAAATAAGGGTGCCCTGATTCGTCAGTGCCCGGGAACCAGCCACTACACCTGCTGTGATTACACTATTTTTCATTGCGGCACGTTTTGCACCATGGACTGTTCCTACTGTATTTTGCAGGCCTATTTTCATCCCCCTGTGCTTCAATATTTTGCAGGCTTTGACCAGTACGCTGCTGCATTGGACCCGGTTTTTTGCGGGGACACTATTTTGCGCATCGGCACTGGCGAGTACACGGACTCCCTGATCTGGGAACCGGTCAGCTTGATGCCCAAATTTTTGGTTGAAAAATTTGCGGCCCAGGACCGGGCAGTCCTTGAACTGAAAACAAAAACCGTGAATATAGACTCACTTTTAGACTTAGCGCACAACCAAAAGACCATTTTGTCCTGGTCCGTAAATACCCCTGAGATGATAGCTTCCCAAGAGCGGGGTACGGCCTCGCTTGCCGCTAGGCTTAAGGCCGCAGCCAAAGCTGTGTCAAAGGGATTTCGGGTGGCGTTTCATTTTGATCCCATTTTTCTCTATCCCGGGTGTGAAAATGCTTATGAAAAGGTGATTGAAGCCATCTTTGACCACGTCAGTCCCGAAGATGTTGTTTGGATATCCATTGGGACATTCAGATTCATGCCCCATCTAAAATCCATCATTGAAGCCCGGTTTCCTAAGTCAACTATTGCCTATGGTGAATTTATCACAGGACTCGACAATAAGATGCGTTATTTCAAACCGTTACGCATCGCCATGTACCAGCGCCTTGCCGCCGTCTTCAAGCAGATTGCCCCCGACGTCGCCGTCTATTTTTGCATGGAAGATGAAGAGGTATGGATGAAAACCTTTGGGTTTTTCCCCGGAAAACCCAAAGCGCTTGCGCATATGCTGGACAGGGCCGCCGCAGACCGTTGCAAATTAGACAACAGCCTGCTTTAG
- a CDS encoding ParB/RepB/Spo0J family partition protein yields the protein MTDITFTDIPVSEIDLSDTGFRVTGPHYDIEQLRESISQYGIMVAPLVLGEPDQYSVVSGFRRIEAARHAGLSRITCHVMPAGKQFDAAIAAVTENAFSRELTASELIRATGLLLRFMDAKDIAKNATSIFNRPMNTGYIKTLSRIHAMPDSVLELLDQNKISIKACKNLVSMDPDTQAKFLHLFSLIKVSSGIQMEIISWAKEICALEKISLERLIQESPIGVDQSDGLDVDVHRDMSALGKQFKAFLAQRRFPALTAAKDLARKRINALGLDSGLQLSVPENFEGMVYAMQMEFKNVDEFRTRLNCLTELIELPDFKNLVDNKI from the coding sequence ATGACAGATATAACATTTACTGATATCCCGGTGTCTGAGATTGACCTTTCAGACACCGGGTTTCGCGTTACAGGGCCCCATTATGACATTGAACAGTTAAGGGAATCCATCTCACAGTATGGCATCATGGTTGCGCCCCTGGTGTTGGGCGAACCGGATCAATACAGTGTGGTGTCGGGGTTCAGGCGGATTGAAGCCGCCCGGCATGCGGGATTGTCGCGGATCACCTGCCATGTCATGCCTGCAGGCAAACAATTTGATGCGGCAATTGCCGCTGTAACCGAAAATGCATTTTCAAGGGAACTGACCGCTTCAGAACTCATTCGGGCCACAGGGCTTTTATTGCGTTTTATGGATGCCAAAGATATCGCAAAAAACGCCACATCTATCTTTAACAGGCCAATGAATACGGGTTATATTAAGACCTTGTCGCGCATCCATGCCATGCCTGATTCTGTTCTCGAGCTGTTGGATCAAAATAAAATATCCATTAAGGCGTGTAAAAATCTTGTGTCCATGGATCCAGATACCCAAGCTAAGTTTTTACATCTTTTTTCCCTTATTAAAGTATCCTCAGGCATCCAGATGGAAATCATCTCGTGGGCCAAAGAGATATGCGCCCTTGAAAAGATCAGTCTTGAAAGGCTTATTCAAGAAAGCCCCATAGGCGTTGATCAGAGCGATGGCTTAGACGTTGACGTGCATCGGGATATGAGCGCGCTTGGCAAACAGTTCAAGGCATTTCTTGCCCAACGACGTTTTCCTGCGTTAACGGCCGCTAAAGACCTGGCCCGGAAACGCATCAATGCCCTTGGATTGGATTCCGGGCTTCAGCTGTCGGTTCCGGAAAATTTTGAGGGGATGGTTTATGCCATGCAAATGGAATTTAAAAATGTGGATGAGTTTAGAACGCGTCTCAACTGCCTGACTGAACTTATCGAACTGCCTGACTTTAAAAATCTTGTGGACAACAAAATATGA